In Pseudodesulfovibrio sp. S3, one DNA window encodes the following:
- a CDS encoding glycosyltransferase, translating to MRKSTVSIIISDLETHASLPRLLLSISRQSTGLDAMEIIIAGNGGHAPTDPGVWQAITGMDSIRLQVFDRSTTPSQARNRAAAMTTGEILVFLRPDYRLDPKFMTTTMTVLEDHPETDIVYADYIRLAPKNDRSAGPGMVQLPKFRDGLLQARGFLGPGVLLTRRAWESTAGFRDNTFYRDWDLWIQASLAGSVFYHVNYPLASCEHRKISFRERAEDGRCKAIIVINNSGFFHEHTVRWALAYLRGDAWAEAYHFMSIPGPMDVTHMLHDYAMRTMGTDLMAEQAIRQFDQAVMNSDTTI from the coding sequence ATGCGCAAGAGTACAGTCTCCATAATCATTTCCGACTTGGAAACCCACGCCAGCCTGCCGAGACTGCTGCTGTCCATTTCCAGGCAGTCCACGGGACTGGATGCCATGGAGATCATCATTGCGGGAAATGGCGGACATGCTCCGACCGATCCGGGGGTATGGCAGGCCATCACCGGCATGGATTCCATACGCCTCCAGGTCTTCGACCGCTCCACCACCCCCTCTCAAGCACGTAACCGAGCCGCAGCCATGACAACCGGCGAAATACTGGTATTCCTGCGGCCCGACTACCGTCTCGACCCCAAGTTCATGACCACAACCATGACGGTTCTGGAAGACCACCCTGAAACAGACATCGTCTATGCCGATTACATTCGGCTCGCACCCAAAAACGATCGCTCCGCAGGACCGGGCATGGTCCAATTGCCCAAGTTCAGGGACGGACTGCTTCAGGCTCGGGGCTTCCTCGGTCCCGGGGTACTCCTGACACGCAGGGCCTGGGAAAGCACCGCGGGTTTCCGGGACAACACCTTCTACCGCGACTGGGATCTGTGGATTCAAGCATCCCTGGCAGGCAGCGTCTTCTATCACGTCAATTATCCCCTGGCTTCCTGCGAACACCGCAAGATCTCGTTCCGCGAACGGGCGGAAGACGGCCGGTGCAAGGCCATCATCGTCATCAACAACTCCGGGTTCTTTCATGAACACACCGTGCGCTGGGCTCTGGCCTACCTGCGCGGCGACGCTTGGGCCGAGGCATACCATTTCATGAGCATTCCCGGCCCCATGGACGTCACCCACATGCTGCACGACTACGCCATGCGGACCATGGGCACCGACCTCATGGCAGAGCAGGCCATCCGCCAATTCGACCAGGCAGTCATGAATTCCGACACCACCATCTGA
- the leuB gene encoding 3-isopropylmalate dehydrogenase: MKICVLPGDGIGQEIIAQALRVLEKVGGKFGRTFETTEALIGGCAIDAEGVPLPADTVAKCKDSDAVLLGAVGGPKWDTIDPAIRPEKGLLGIRKELGLFANLRPAKLFKELAEACYLRPDIVARGLDVMVVRELTGGIYFGEPRFDGEKDGERFGYNTMTYYEHEIRRIAKVAFEAARKRSGRLCSVDKANVLDVSRVWREIVIDEHKNYADVELSHMYVDNAAMQLVRDPSQFDVIVTGNLFGDILSDEAAAITGSIGMLPSASLGESNPGLYEPIHGSAPDIAGQNKANPLATILSVAMMLRYSFDMVEEADCIEQAVEKTLEQGYRTGDILQQGCKPVGCAEMTEAVLANM; the protein is encoded by the coding sequence ATGAAGATTTGTGTACTGCCGGGTGACGGCATCGGTCAGGAAATCATAGCCCAGGCCCTGCGTGTGCTCGAGAAGGTGGGCGGCAAGTTCGGTCGTACCTTTGAAACCACGGAAGCGTTGATCGGCGGTTGCGCCATTGATGCCGAAGGCGTACCGCTGCCTGCCGACACCGTTGCCAAGTGCAAGGATTCCGATGCGGTGCTGCTCGGCGCCGTCGGTGGCCCCAAGTGGGACACCATCGATCCGGCCATTCGCCCGGAAAAGGGGCTGCTCGGCATTCGCAAGGAACTTGGGCTGTTCGCCAACCTGCGCCCGGCCAAGTTGTTCAAGGAACTGGCCGAAGCCTGTTACCTGCGCCCGGACATCGTGGCCAGGGGGTTGGATGTCATGGTCGTGCGCGAACTGACCGGCGGCATCTACTTCGGCGAGCCTCGTTTCGACGGCGAGAAGGACGGCGAGCGGTTCGGTTACAATACCATGACGTATTATGAGCATGAGATCCGCCGTATCGCCAAGGTTGCGTTCGAGGCCGCCAGAAAACGTTCCGGCCGTCTTTGTTCCGTGGACAAGGCCAATGTCCTGGATGTTTCCCGCGTCTGGCGCGAGATCGTCATCGACGAGCACAAGAATTATGCGGACGTCGAGCTTTCGCACATGTATGTGGACAATGCGGCCATGCAGTTGGTGCGCGATCCGTCCCAGTTCGACGTGATCGTCACCGGCAATCTGTTTGGTGATATCCTGTCTGACGAAGCGGCCGCCATCACCGGTTCCATCGGTATGTTGCCGTCCGCATCCCTGGGTGAATCCAACCCCGGCCTGTATGAACCCATTCACGGCTCTGCCCCGGATATTGCCGGTCAGAACAAGGCCAATCCTCTGGCCACCATCTTGTCCGTGGCCATGATGTTGCGTTATTCCTTCGACATGGTCGAAGAAGCGGATTGCATCGAACAGGCCGTGGAAAAGACCTTGGAGCAGGGATACCGCACAGGGGATATCCTCCAGCAAGGGTGCAAGCCCGTGGGTTGCGCGGAGATGACCGAAGCCGTATTGGCGAATATGTAA
- a CDS encoding 3-isopropylmalate dehydratase small subunit, whose amino-acid sequence MKVTGTAHKVGDHIDTDAIIPARFLVTTDSKVLGENCMEGLEAGWVSRVKENDVMVGGKNFGCGSSREHAPISILGAGIPVVLAHSFARIFYRNGFNMGLVLLEIGDDIEKLNDTDEIEVDTATGTVRNLTSGVTIQAAAVPPFMQEILDAGGLVEYAKRKLA is encoded by the coding sequence ATGAAAGTTACCGGAACCGCTCACAAAGTGGGCGACCATATAGATACCGACGCCATCATCCCGGCCCGTTTCCTTGTGACCACCGATTCCAAGGTGCTCGGCGAGAACTGCATGGAAGGGTTGGAGGCCGGATGGGTCAGCCGTGTGAAAGAAAACGACGTCATGGTTGGCGGCAAGAACTTCGGCTGTGGTTCGTCGCGCGAACATGCGCCCATATCCATCCTTGGAGCAGGAATCCCGGTCGTGCTGGCTCACAGCTTTGCCCGCATCTTTTATCGCAACGGCTTCAACATGGGTCTGGTGCTGCTCGAGATCGGCGATGATATCGAAAAATTAAACGATACTGATGAGATAGAGGTTGATACCGCCACGGGTACTGTCAGGAATCTGACCTCGGGCGTGACCATCCAGGCGGCGGCCGTGCCTCCGTTCATGCAGGAGATCCTGGATGCAGGCGGACTGGTCGAATACGCCAAGCGGAAGTTGGCTTAA
- a CDS encoding GIY-YIG nuclease family protein, which produces MQPWYVYLLRCTDNSLYCGITTDIDKRLDAHNSGTASKYTRSRRPVILAAITEVADKSTALKLEIEVKKLPKDKKISRIQSNIPVSAL; this is translated from the coding sequence ATGCAGCCATGGTATGTCTATCTGCTCCGATGCACCGACAACAGTCTGTACTGCGGCATTACCACCGATATAGACAAAAGGCTGGACGCGCACAACTCGGGGACAGCTTCAAAATACACCCGTTCCCGTCGTCCGGTCATACTGGCTGCCATCACGGAAGTAGCCGACAAGAGCACTGCCCTGAAACTGGAAATCGAAGTAAAGAAATTACCCAAGGATAAAAAGATCTCCCGAATCCAGTCAAACATCCCTGTTTCAGCACTATGA
- a CDS encoding aminotransferase class IV, with the protein MTKIVDSKDYMEALLAVDRPGADEIHAFYEHRVGVICTDPKMMLMPWDDHLVHRGDGIFETMKFIGKKLYQLEPHMARMQRSCEAIYLKPPCSWETIRDLIVDVARAGGRENGMVRVLLGRGPGGFGIYPSECPEASLYVVSYDLHPKPESVYEKGVTAFKTSIPAKQSYLAAIKSIDYLPNVLMKHEAEEKGYDFPFCFDQNGLLAEGATENVCIVDDSGRLIIPEFTNALAGTTLLRAVDLIKSEMSIVFRGISEEELLLAREIIIVGTTGDAIPVVRFNGKPIHDVKPGPVAKRIRELLKKDLVETGIDL; encoded by the coding sequence GTGACCAAAATAGTCGATTCCAAGGATTACATGGAAGCCCTGCTGGCCGTGGACAGACCCGGAGCAGATGAAATTCATGCCTTTTACGAGCACCGTGTGGGCGTTATCTGCACGGACCCGAAGATGATGCTCATGCCATGGGACGACCACCTGGTGCACCGTGGTGACGGCATCTTCGAGACCATGAAGTTCATCGGCAAAAAATTGTATCAGCTCGAACCGCACATGGCCCGGATGCAGCGTTCCTGCGAGGCTATCTATCTAAAGCCGCCCTGTTCCTGGGAGACCATCCGCGACTTGATCGTTGATGTGGCTCGTGCGGGCGGGCGTGAGAACGGCATGGTCCGGGTGCTTCTCGGGCGCGGTCCCGGCGGGTTCGGTATCTACCCGTCGGAATGTCCTGAAGCGAGCCTGTACGTGGTGTCGTATGATCTGCATCCGAAACCGGAATCGGTGTACGAGAAGGGCGTGACCGCCTTCAAGACATCCATCCCGGCCAAGCAATCGTACCTGGCGGCCATCAAATCCATCGACTATCTGCCGAATGTGCTCATGAAGCACGAGGCCGAAGAAAAGGGCTATGATTTTCCCTTCTGCTTTGATCAGAACGGCCTGCTGGCTGAAGGGGCCACGGAGAACGTGTGCATCGTGGACGATTCGGGAAGGTTGATCATCCCGGAATTCACCAACGCCTTGGCGGGAACCACTCTTCTGAGAGCTGTGGACCTGATCAAAAGCGAGATGTCCATCGTGTTTCGGGGCATCAGCGAAGAGGAATTGCTCCTGGCCCGGGAGATCATCATTGTCGGCACCACGGGTGACGCAATACCGGTGGTCCGGTTCAACGGCAAGCCCATCCATGACGTGAAGCCCGGTCCGGTAGCCAAGAGAATCCGTGAACTGCTCAAAAAGGATCTGGTTGAGACCGGCATCGATTTGTAA
- a CDS encoding aspartate-semialdehyde dehydrogenase — MSKDLVVAVCGATGAVGQEMLKVLEQRDFPYGTLIPMASAKSVGKKVFCKGEELSVVELTEDSFNGVDIALFSAGGATSLKYAPAAAKAGCVVVDNSAAWRMNDECPLVVPEVNPQDLDWHKGIIANPNCSTIQMMVALKPIHDEARVKRVVVSTYQAVSGTGQKAIEELENQVRRLMSGKPVVAEVYPHQIAFNCLPHIDVFQDNGYTKEEMKMVHETVKIMGDPTIKVTATCVRVPVFYGHSESVNIETEEKLTADDVRALLAKAPGVIVEDYPAKLAYPMAINAAGEDATYVGRIREDETIDNGINMWIVSDNIRKGAALNTVQIAETLIERDLVRVP, encoded by the coding sequence ATGAGTAAGGATTTAGTGGTGGCAGTCTGCGGCGCAACCGGTGCCGTCGGACAGGAGATGTTGAAGGTTCTGGAGCAACGGGATTTCCCCTACGGCACGCTCATTCCCATGGCTTCCGCCAAGAGCGTGGGCAAGAAGGTGTTCTGCAAGGGTGAGGAACTGTCCGTGGTGGAGTTGACGGAAGATTCTTTCAATGGCGTGGATATCGCCCTGTTCTCCGCTGGCGGGGCAACCAGCTTGAAGTACGCCCCCGCAGCGGCCAAGGCCGGCTGTGTGGTGGTGGACAACTCCGCTGCCTGGCGCATGAACGACGAGTGCCCTCTGGTGGTTCCCGAAGTGAACCCGCAGGATCTCGACTGGCACAAGGGCATCATCGCCAACCCGAACTGCTCCACCATCCAGATGATGGTCGCTCTCAAGCCCATCCACGACGAGGCCAGAGTCAAGCGCGTGGTGGTCTCCACCTATCAGGCCGTTTCCGGCACCGGCCAGAAGGCCATCGAGGAGCTGGAAAACCAGGTGCGCCGCCTTATGTCCGGCAAACCCGTGGTGGCTGAAGTGTATCCGCATCAGATTGCCTTCAACTGCCTGCCGCATATCGATGTCTTCCAGGACAACGGGTACACCAAGGAAGAGATGAAGATGGTGCACGAGACGGTCAAGATCATGGGTGATCCGACCATCAAGGTGACCGCCACCTGCGTCCGGGTACCCGTCTTCTACGGCCATTCCGAGTCCGTCAATATCGAGACCGAAGAGAAGCTGACCGCGGACGACGTGCGTGCACTGCTGGCCAAGGCCCCCGGTGTCATCGTTGAAGATTATCCGGCCAAGCTGGCCTATCCCATGGCGATCAACGCCGCCGGGGAAGACGCCACTTATGTCGGCCGTATCCGTGAGGATGAGACCATCGACAATGGCATCAACATGTGGATCGTTTCCGACAATATCCGCAAGGGTGCTGCTCTGAATACCGTCCAGATCGCCGAAACGCTGATCGAACGCGACCTCGTTCGCGTTCCCTAG
- a CDS encoding ABC-F family ATP-binding cassette domain-containing protein yields the protein MSRITVQSLGKSYGGEAVFSDVAFEVTPGMRLALTGPNGCGKSTLLKVLAGRIEPDVGQVTLSKGAQVGYVAQEMKGTVLEEQLLSWVLSALPSWKEFWKAWEKAVADGDDARIAKLSHRQAEFESLYGYNPDHKARAILTGLGFDDDELLKQIGELSGGWRERAKLARVLLQGADVLLLDEPTNHLDLEAVEWLEDYLLNFRGTLAFVVHDRIFLNRVGTHVLFLGAGKPVLRKGSFDEFLIWDEENREQRRKEAAKLSARIDTEYKYINKFRVKARKAAQAQSKLKKVVKLEQELNQIKEAQAASHRGKSLNFRLPEPKRGDKVPVAAVDLEFHYEGGHSVWSKLNFQLFRGKKVAVVAPNGAGKSTLLKLITGGLAPSGGHVKIGSGTDVGYFSQHQHEILNLDNSVISEIRRLSDPGLTEQQVMSVLGLFLLGEPFFERKVKGLSGGEKSRLLLATLFLARANLLILDEPTNHLDIETREGLIRALHDYEGTLLFVAHDRYLLNEVAEEVWALDENGIVPYLGGFEEFHSKQKQEEACRTGLASCKPEEVLEKRKLSKEDKRRQAEERNRLYRQLKPLKKKYDKLETDLEKVLEDQARLEAKMNDPLTYERPEEALKINADYKDASEWAETLMEQMAVLEEQMEAITSLQEEEA from the coding sequence ATGTCACGAATCACTGTTCAGAGTCTCGGGAAATCCTATGGCGGGGAAGCGGTTTTTTCTGATGTCGCTTTTGAAGTGACACCGGGAATGCGTCTTGCCCTGACCGGTCCCAATGGGTGTGGCAAGAGTACGCTGCTCAAAGTGTTGGCTGGTAGGATAGAGCCGGATGTGGGGCAGGTGACACTCTCCAAGGGGGCGCAGGTAGGGTATGTGGCTCAGGAAATGAAAGGTACGGTGCTCGAAGAGCAGTTGTTGTCCTGGGTCCTGTCAGCATTGCCGTCCTGGAAGGAATTCTGGAAGGCATGGGAAAAGGCCGTGGCGGACGGCGACGATGCCCGCATTGCAAAGCTCTCTCACCGTCAGGCGGAATTCGAGTCTTTGTACGGATACAACCCGGACCACAAGGCGCGGGCCATTCTGACGGGGTTGGGTTTTGACGACGACGAACTGTTGAAACAGATCGGTGAACTCTCCGGCGGTTGGAGGGAGAGGGCCAAGCTTGCACGGGTATTGTTGCAGGGGGCTGATGTCCTGTTGCTCGACGAGCCCACCAACCATCTCGATCTTGAAGCAGTGGAATGGCTTGAGGATTACCTCCTGAACTTTCGCGGGACACTGGCCTTTGTTGTGCATGATCGCATTTTTCTCAACCGGGTGGGAACCCACGTGTTGTTCCTCGGTGCGGGCAAGCCCGTATTGCGCAAGGGGTCCTTTGATGAATTCCTGATTTGGGATGAGGAAAATCGGGAGCAACGCCGCAAGGAAGCGGCCAAGCTTTCGGCCAGAATCGATACCGAGTACAAGTATATCAACAAGTTTCGGGTCAAGGCTCGCAAGGCGGCCCAAGCGCAGAGCAAGCTCAAGAAGGTGGTGAAGCTCGAGCAGGAGCTGAACCAGATAAAAGAGGCGCAGGCAGCGTCTCATCGGGGAAAGAGCCTGAATTTTCGTCTGCCCGAACCAAAACGCGGTGACAAGGTCCCGGTGGCGGCCGTTGACCTCGAATTTCATTATGAGGGTGGACATTCTGTCTGGTCCAAGCTCAATTTCCAGCTTTTTCGCGGTAAGAAGGTGGCTGTGGTTGCGCCCAACGGTGCCGGTAAATCCACCTTGCTCAAGCTCATCACCGGCGGACTTGCCCCGTCGGGCGGGCACGTCAAGATAGGGTCCGGTACCGATGTCGGCTACTTCAGCCAGCATCAGCACGAGATTCTCAATCTCGACAATTCGGTCATCTCCGAGATCCGTCGGCTTTCCGACCCCGGCCTGACCGAACAGCAGGTCATGAGCGTGCTTGGCCTGTTCCTGCTTGGCGAGCCGTTTTTCGAACGCAAGGTCAAGGGGTTGTCCGGCGGTGAAAAGAGCCGTTTGCTCCTGGCGACCCTGTTTCTGGCTCGGGCAAATCTTCTCATTCTCGACGAACCCACCAACCATCTGGACATCGAGACCCGCGAAGGCCTCATACGTGCCCTCCATGATTATGAGGGGACGTTGCTGTTCGTGGCCCATGACCGCTATCTGTTGAACGAGGTGGCCGAAGAGGTGTGGGCGCTGGATGAAAACGGAATAGTGCCGTATCTGGGCGGGTTCGAGGAATTTCATTCCAAGCAGAAGCAGGAGGAGGCGTGCCGGACCGGACTGGCATCCTGCAAGCCGGAGGAGGTGCTGGAGAAGCGAAAGCTCTCCAAGGAGGACAAACGCCGCCAGGCCGAGGAGCGCAACCGGCTGTACCGGCAGCTCAAGCCTTTGAAGAAGAAGTACGACAAGCTGGAGACGGACCTGGAGAAGGTCCTTGAAGACCAGGCCCGGCTGGAAGCCAAAATGAACGACCCCTTGACCTACGAAAGGCCGGAGGAGGCGCTCAAGATCAATGCGGATTACAAGGACGCTTCCGAGTGGGCTGAAACACTCATGGAGCAGATGGCCGTATTGGAGGAGCAGATGGAAGCGATCACCAGTTTGCAGGAAGAGGAAGCATGA
- a CDS encoding (deoxy)nucleoside triphosphate pyrophosphohydrolase translates to MKPVLNVVAGIIWRGTEYLAVERPEGARMAGWWEFPGGKIEAGESRDQALVREFQEELGITPTEFEYWRDLEHEYDEFVVRLSFFHVRKYSGQLLGLENQRMAWVDPAQPPSLRYLPADIAIVEALHR, encoded by the coding sequence ATGAAGCCTGTCCTGAACGTGGTTGCCGGTATCATCTGGAGGGGAACCGAGTACCTTGCCGTTGAACGCCCCGAGGGCGCGCGCATGGCCGGGTGGTGGGAATTTCCCGGTGGCAAGATCGAAGCGGGCGAGTCCCGTGACCAGGCCCTTGTTCGGGAATTTCAGGAGGAGCTGGGCATCACGCCTACGGAATTCGAGTACTGGCGGGATCTGGAACATGAATACGACGAGTTTGTCGTTCGGTTGTCTTTTTTTCATGTGCGTAAATATTCCGGTCAGTTACTGGGTCTTGAAAACCAACGAATGGCCTGGGTCGATCCTGCACAACCTCCCTCCCTCAGATACCTCCCCGCTGACATTGCCATAGTCGAAGCCCTTCATCGGTAG
- a CDS encoding methylenetetrahydrofolate reductase has product MRVCDLIEGKSPFISLEFFPPKEKDAWPEFFEVVQELKVLEPLFASVTYGAGGGTQDNTLEIATRMKRDHGIEPLTHLTSVGASAEKLDGFLQSLRAADIENVLALRGDPPRGVENFDFNSQEFKHATDVIEFICRKYPEMCVGGAAYPEPHFESSSIRSDLEMVHLKVQKGAQFLVTQLFFDNRLYFDYVERLRVMGSNVPVIPGILPIMSLKSAKFILGLCGAAIPGKFLSALEQAHEKGGDDAVYELGIDYATKQSQQLIDGGAPGVHLYTLNRAKAVLEIGQNLKF; this is encoded by the coding sequence TTGCGCGTTTGTGATCTGATCGAAGGGAAATCCCCTTTCATCTCTTTGGAGTTTTTTCCTCCCAAGGAAAAGGACGCCTGGCCCGAGTTTTTCGAGGTTGTGCAGGAACTCAAGGTGCTGGAGCCGCTGTTTGCATCCGTAACGTATGGTGCCGGCGGCGGAACCCAGGACAACACCTTGGAGATCGCCACCAGAATGAAAAGGGATCATGGCATTGAGCCGCTTACCCATCTGACCAGCGTCGGTGCATCGGCCGAAAAGCTGGACGGTTTTCTTCAAAGTCTGCGCGCGGCCGATATTGAAAACGTGCTCGCCCTGCGCGGTGATCCGCCGCGGGGTGTCGAAAATTTCGACTTCAATTCCCAGGAATTCAAGCATGCCACAGATGTCATAGAATTTATTTGCCGGAAATACCCGGAAATGTGCGTGGGCGGGGCAGCCTATCCAGAGCCGCATTTCGAGTCCTCAAGCATCAGGTCCGACCTGGAAATGGTCCATCTGAAAGTGCAAAAGGGTGCGCAGTTTTTGGTTACTCAGTTGTTTTTCGACAACCGACTGTACTTCGATTATGTTGAGCGCCTGAGAGTCATGGGGTCGAACGTGCCTGTCATTCCCGGCATTCTTCCCATCATGAGTCTCAAGTCGGCAAAATTCATTCTCGGTTTGTGTGGCGCCGCCATTCCCGGCAAATTTTTGAGCGCCCTTGAGCAGGCACACGAGAAAGGTGGCGATGACGCTGTCTACGAACTCGGCATCGACTACGCGACCAAACAGTCGCAACAGCTCATCGACGGAGGCGCCCCCGGCGTGCATCTGTACACGCTCAATCGCGCCAAGGCAGTTCTCGAAATCGGACAGAATTTAAAGTTTTAG